Within Eremothecium cymbalariae DBVPG#7215 chromosome 3, complete sequence, the genomic segment TGGTGATGTTGCAAAGTTGGGGAATAGGTTTGTGGATCGAACTTCTGAGAATTTCTACTTGCAAGCCAAGTATCACCAGGGTCTTCCCTTAGATGGATGGACATTTTATGCTGATAGTTGTTGGGAGCAGATTGAAAGTAACAAAGATTTGGATCTACCTACTCAACAGACATTAGTTGCTAAATTCAAAACAGAGGAGATCTCGAATGTCGCATTTAACAATTTCTTGTCTAACTACTCAACATTGGAGACTGGATTATCTGGAACAGAGTTAGCGAATCAGTTGAAAGACTTGAAGGATAAATGCCTTGCAGAATACGATAATTACGGCTGCAGGTATATGAAAAATATCTACTTGGAAAAAAGGGACGAGTTATTAGAAAAATTACAAACCAAGTTCAATGAAGCTATTTCTAAACATATTGATAGTTTACTTGAGTCAATAGTTAAGAACTTCAAATCTCTAACGGTTGAAAACGCATCGAAGGTTCCCTTTACTAAGAGATTACATGGCGCTCGTGAAGTAGCATTGAGAACTTTTGAAACGGACACCCAGGAGTTTGTCTCCCTGAAATTAAAGCCATCTCTAGACGATGAACTTGCCGTGTTAACTGTGAAGATAAATGAATTAGCAGAGCAAGAATGTGCCAAAGAGATTAAATCCATTATTACACGCGCTAAAAAGTATCTCTACAAAAATGTCAGAGATACTGTGATAACTTTATTGTCTCACCCAAAGAATAACGTTTGGGAACTGGTTATGGTgacttttgaaaaagcttTTACTGAATCCATAAGTAAATACAAGGCCGTGGCTGAAAAAGACGGTGACGAAGACGGTATATTATACGATTTCCAAGTTGATGCCTCTTTGGAGGGGGACCAAGAGATATATCAGACTATTAGGTCCAATTCTTGGACCATTTTATATGAAGTTGTACACCAGTATTTGAAGCTGGATAATGTCGTGTCAATAATCAGGGACATATTTGATAACCATTTCCGTTATGATGAACACGATGTTCCTAGGTTATGGAAAGATGAACTTGAAGTGGATGAAGCTTTTAAAATAGCCAGAATGAAGGCAGTGGAAATGTTGGACATATTGTCAACCGCATCCATAGCCGGTGTAGAAATCGTGCCGGACGCTGAATTAGTCCGTGAGGAACaggatgacgatgacgGTGGAGTTGATAAAGCTGGTGCTGACGCCTCAAATGATATTCATACAAAGCGTTTCTCCAATATATTGAACATTacagagaaagaaaaagtCCTTCAGCAGTTCAGAAGACAAGCAAACTTTGCTGTTGTAGAAGCTAAGAGGTCAACTATTAGAACTACAACACATATTCCAATTTGGATGTATGGTCTCCTAGTGGTTTTAGGCTGGAACGAATTTATGATGATTCTTCGCAACCCACTACTGATTTCTTTTCTACTAATAGCCGCTGCCGCCTTTTACTTCATTCACAAGTTGCATTTGTGGGGTCCGCTCGCTACCTTTGCGACGTCTGcaacagaagaaacaaaattaaCCATAAAATCGAAATTAAGGTCCATGCTTATGGACggtaacaacaacagcaataCAATTCCTATGCAACCAATAGAGTCCTTTGAATTGCAAGACTTTTCTAATAAAGAGACTACtgaaaaaattgaacaagaGGAATAGTCTAACtctatttttgttttactacacttttttcttttttatttatattttcaactttgATCTTAAGTGCAcattgttatatatatatatctata encodes:
- the SEY1 gene encoding dynamin-like GTPase SEY1 (similar to Ashbya gossypii AGR264C) yields the protein MNDCRAIQLINEDKKFNQSTLEYFKQWIGDRDVGLDYHVVSVFGSQSSGKSTLLNALFKTEFDTMNAQFKRQQTTKGIWIAHSKEIACTKEVGDGVKGLDLFVLDVEGSDGAERGEDKDFERKAALFALATSEVLIVNMWEQQVGLYQGNNMGLLKTVFEVNLSLFGHKRDKQKILLLFVIRDFTGFTPLSSLLETLTAELESMWMDLNKPAEAENSTLYDFFDLDFTGLSHKLFKPEEFAGDVAKLGNRFVDRTSENFYLQAKYHQGLPLDGWTFYADSCWEQIESNKDLDLPTQQTLVAKFKTEEISNVAFNNFLSNYSTLETGLSGTELANQLKDLKDKCLAEYDNYGCRYMKNIYLEKRDELLEKLQTKFNEAISKHIDSLLESIVKNFKSLTVENASKVPFTKRLHGAREVALRTFETDTQEFVSLKLKPSLDDELAVLTVKINELAEQECAKEIKSIITRAKKYLYKNVRDTVITLLSHPKNNVWELVMVTFEKAFTESISKYKAVAEKDGDEDGILYDFQVDASLEGDQEIYQTIRSNSWTILYEVVHQYLKLDNVVSIIRDIFDNHFRYDEHDVPRLWKDELEVDEAFKIARMKAVEMLDILSTASIAGVEIVPDAELVREEQDDDDGGVDKAGADASNDIHTKRFSNILNITEKEKVLQQFRRQANFAVVEAKRSTIRTTTHIPIWMYGLLVVLGWNEFMMILRNPLLISFLLIAAAAFYFIHKLHLWGPLATFATSATEETKLTIKSKLRSMLMDGNNNSNTIPMQPIESFELQDFSNKETTEKIEQEE